The following are encoded together in the Glycine soja cultivar W05 chromosome 5, ASM419377v2, whole genome shotgun sequence genome:
- the LOC114411540 gene encoding uncharacterized protein LOC114411540, producing the protein MDMPPANFLSHKPKAKARHRPLHACGVSILAIIDIVIGKTQHINGPLGSTLKRVTKLAKFATPLIYAMRFQLLAILSIIDQAILAIEKIVERLFPPSTRVFDKVDEIVLMIVSLPEKFDGAMNKFPTIVHEVPFLDWALTLVISRLNSLVSTLNHWGQENSRVDEKTIGVDRSCNEGYLPMDNSSNDINNENLENFPPIISDCEHEGAHEIAVSSDVKGSSYQEALLEKGKEENPDEKMEKECEIEKKINGDCDCEEGREKNDGNNEKSKDGIMKSQDGGNERVKDGLLELFESAWLMKAGSY; encoded by the exons ATGGATATGCCACCCGCCAATTTCCTTTCCCAT AAGCCTAAGGCTAAGGCAAGGCATCGTCCATTACACGCTTGTGGAGTCTCCATCTTAGCAATTATTGACATTGTCATAGGAAAAACCCAACATATCAATGGACCATTAGGTTCAACGTTGAAAAGGGTAACAAAGTTAGCAAAATTTGCCACACCCCTTATCTACGCCATGCGATTCCAATTGCTAGCAATTCTCTCCATCATTGATCAAGCAATTTTAGCAATTGAAAAAATTGTCGAGAGATTGTTTCCTCCTTCAACCCGCGTGTTCGACAAAGTCGATGAAATTGTGCTAATGATAGTGTCCCTCCCAGAAAAATTTGATGGTGCAATGAACAAGTTTCCTACTATAGTCCACGAGGTCCCGTTTTTGGATTGGGCACTGACCCTTGTGATCTCAAGGTTGAACAGTTTAGTTTCCACGTTGAACCACTGGGGGCAGGAAAATTCAAGGGTGGACGAGAAAACAATAGGTGTTGATAGGAGTTGCAATGAAGGGTACCTTCCCATGGATAATTCCTCGAATGATATTAACAATGAAAATTTGGAAAATTTTCCTCCTATAATATCAGATTGTGAACATGAAGGGGCTCATGAAATTGCAGTGTCGAGTGACGTGAAAGGGTCATCATACCAGGAAGCATTATTGgagaaagggaaagaagagAACCCGGATGAGAAAATGGAGAAAGAGTGTGAGATTGAGAAGAAGATCAATGGAGATTGTGATTgtgaagaaggaagagagaagaATGATGGAAATAACGAAAAGAGTAAGGATGGTATTATGAAAAGTCAAGATGGAGGGAATGAAAGAGTAAAGGACGGTCTTCTGGAATTGTTTGAGTCTGCATGGCTCATGAAAGCTGGTAGTTATTAG
- the LOC114412818 gene encoding U-box domain-containing protein 45-like — translation MMDVAEVEENLFAASDAKLHGQMCKTLSIIYCKVLSVFPSLEAARPRSKTGIQALCSLHVALEKVKNVLQHCSECSKLYLAITGDSVLLKFEKAKCALEDSLRRVEDIVPQSIGCQVQEIVNEFATIEFALDPSEKQVGDDLIALLQQGRKFNDSNDSNELESFHQAATRLGITSSRAALAERRALKKLIERAQSEEDKRKELIIAYLLHLMRKYSKLFRNEFSDDNDSQGSAPCSPVQGSIEDSVPGSHCQAFDRQLSKFSCFNFKPNISRTSGQMPLPPEELRCPISLQLMYDPVIIASGQTYERVCIEKWFSDGHNNCPKTQQKLSHLCLTPNYCVKGLVSSWCEQNGVPIPEGPPESLDLNYWGLVLSESESTNSKSVNSVSSCKLKGVHVVPLEESGISEESVENGTESVSAQEEDTEQYFSFLKVLTEVNNWRKQCEVVEQLRLLLRDDEEARIFMGANGFVEALLQFLQSAVREGSLMALESGAMALFNLAVNNNRNKEIMLSAGVLSLLEEMIPKTSSYGCTTALYLSLSCLEEAKPMIGMSQAVQFLIQLLQSDSDVQCKQDSLHALYNLSTVPSNIPYLLSSGVISGLQSLLVGEGDCIWTEKCVAVLINLATSQVGREEIVSTPGLIGALASILDTGELIEQEQAVSCLLILCNRSEECSEMVLQEGVIPALVSISVNGTPRGQEKAQKLLMLFREQRRDPSPVKTHQCSPEASDLSMPPAEMKPLCKSISRRKSGRAFSFFWKNKSYSVYQC, via the exons ATGATGGAtgttgctgaggttgaggaaAATCTGTTTGCTGCAAGTGATGCCAAG TTACATGGACAGATGTGCAAGACTCTTTCTATAATATATTGCAAAGTATTGTCTGTATTTCCTTCTTTAGAAGCTGCTAGGCCTAGGAGTAAAACTGGTATTCAGGCATTATGTTCATTGCATGTAGCCttggagaaagtaaagaatgtTCTTCAGCACTGCTCGGAGTGTAGTAAACTTTACTTG GCTATAACTGGAGATTCTGTCCTCCTAAAATTTGAGAAGGCTAAATGTGCTCTTGAAGATAGTCTTAGACGGGTGGAAGATATTGTTCCACAATCTATTGGGTGTCAG GTTCAGGAGATTGTGAATGAATTTGCAACAATAGAATTTGCACTTGACCCATCAGAGAAGCAAGTTGGTGATGATTTAATTGCATTGCTCCAACAGGGAAGAAAGTTTAATGACTCTAATGACAGCAATGAGCTTGAATCTTTTCACCAGGCTGCTACTAGACTTGGAATTACATCTTCAAGAGCAGCTCTTGCTGAAAGAAGAGCTCTCAAGAAACTCATAGAAAGGGCTCAATCTGAGGAAGACAAGCGGAAGGAATTAATTATTGCATATCTTTTACATCTTATGAGGAAATACTCCAAGTTATTTAGAAACGAGTTCTCAGATGACAATGATTCTCAGGGTTCTGCACCTTGTTCTCCCGTTCAAGGATCTATCGAGGATAGTGTTCCTGGTAGTCATTGTCAAGCCTTTGACAGACAACTTTCAAAATTCAGTTGCTTTAATTTCAAACCAAATATTAGTAGGACATCTGGGCAGATGCCTCTTCCACCTGAAGAGTTAAGGTGTCCAATATCTCTGCAACTCATGTATGATCCTGTTATCATTGCTTCTGGGCAGACTTATGAAAGGGTTTGTATAGAGAAATGGTTCAGTGATGGGCACAACAACTGCCCAAAGACCCAGCAGAAACTTTCACATCTTTGTTTGACTCCTAATTATTGTGTTAAGGGCCTTGTTTCTAGTTGGTGTGAACAAAATGGAGTTCCTATTCCTGAAGGCCCTCCTGAATCTCTTGATCTTAACTACTGGGGATTGGTATTATCAGAGTCTGAATCTACAAATTCAAAATCTGTAAATAGTGTCAGCTCTTGCAAGTTGAAGGGTGTCCATGTGGTTCCTTTGGAAGAGAGTGGTATCTCAGAGGAATCTGTGGAAAATGGAACTGAAAGTGTTTCTGCACAAGAGGAAGACACTGAGCAGTATTTTAGCTTTCTGAAAGTCTTGACTGAGGTGAACAATTGGAGGAAGCAATGTGAAGTAGTAGAACAGTTAAGGCTGCTGCTGAGGGATGACGAGGAAGCCAGGATTTTTATGGGGGCAAATGGGTTTGTTGAAGCACTTTTGCAGTTTTTGCAATCAGCTGTGCGTGAAGGTAGTTTGATGGCTCTGGAAAGTGGAGCAATGGCTCTCTTCAACCTGGCTGTGAATAATAACAG AAATAAGGAAATTATGTTATCGGCTGGAGTATTATCATTGTTGGAGGAAATGATTCCTAAAACTAGTTCTTATGGTTGTACAACTGCTCTTTATTTGAGTCTCTCTTGCCTTGAAGAAGCCAAGCCTATGATTGGCATGAGTCAGGCTGTCCAGTTCCTAATCCAGCTTCTTCAATCGGACTCTGATGTTCAATGCAAGCAAGATTCTCTCCATGCTCTCTATAATCTTTCTACTGTGCCCTCAAATATTCCATACCTCCTTTCATCTGGCGTCATTAGTGGCTTACAATCCCTTCTTGTAGGCGAGGGGGATTGCATTTGGACAGAAAAATGCGTAGCTGTTTTGATAAATTTAGCTACTTCTCAAGTTGGAAGGGAGGAAATTGTATCTACTCCTGGACTCATTGGTGCATTGGCTTCGATATTGGACACCGGTGAGCTCATAGAACAGGAGCAAGCTGTCTCTTGTCTCCTAATTTTGTGCAATAGAAGTGAGGAATGCAGTGAGATGGTCCTGCAGGAAGGGGTTATACCAGCATTGGTTTCAATATCAGTGAATGGAACTCCAAGAGGTCAAGAAAAAGCTCAGAAACTCTTGATGTTGTTCCGAGAGCAGCGACGAGACCCTTCACCAGTTAAGACACATCAGTGCTCACCTGAAGCTAGTGATTTGTCTATGCCGCCTGCTGAAATGAAACCGCTATGCAAGTCcatttcaagaagaaagtctggGAGAGCTTTTAGCTTTTTCTGGAAAAACAAGAGCTATTCTGTATACCAGTGTTAA